One Mercurialis annua linkage group LG3, ddMerAnnu1.2, whole genome shotgun sequence DNA window includes the following coding sequences:
- the LOC126673542 gene encoding pentatricopeptide repeat-containing protein At3g03580 — protein MKTAKLSSTVNECTEHLLHSSLSKSLLSATNLKHLHKLHSLIITSGFEKKSVFFSGNLISKYAKFRDPHSSLLIFQQFSPKTNVYQWNSIIRALTHNGMYSKALDFYSKMREFNIRPDTYTFPSVINACAALGDFGIGIMVHEHVMEMGFGFDLYIGNALVDMYARFGDLINARKVFDEMSQRDIVSWNSLISGFSANGYWVEALEVYYQLRMDGLRFDCFTISSVLPACGGVLAVKEGEVVHGLVEKFGFNGDVIVSNGLLSMYFKFDRLMDAQRVFDKMVVKDTVSWNTLICGYYQMGLLEESFHLFMEMVSRFTPDLLTITSVLRACGLLRDLACTKFVHDYLISSGIECDITASNIIIDTYVKCGDLVASRKVFETMKCRDTVTWNTLVNGYLQSGSYVEGVKLFKKMKMDLEPDSITFVALLSISTRLVDIELGKGIHCDLIKLGFESGLVVGNALIDLYAKCGKIDDSLKIFENMKVRDIVTWNTIIASCVQAEDCSLAFRMINQMRSEELTPDMGTLLGILPICSLIAAKRQGKEVHACTFKFGFESTVPVGNALIEMYSKCGNLKYCVRVFEHMKAKDVVTWTALISAYGMYGEGKNALRAFEEMEAAGIIPDYIAFVSVIYACSHSGLVEEGLACFERMKDYSIEPRIEHYACVVDLLSRSGQLSKAEQFIGSMPLKPDASIWGSLLSACRASTDLKIAERIAEHILQLHSDDPGYYILVSNVYAALGRWDEVRNIRKCLKNRGLKKDPGCSWIEIKNRVYSFGAGDKFYKQYEEVNKYLEELADQMAKEGYVADLKFAMHDVEDDEKRGLLSGHSERLAIAFGLLNTEPGTPLQVLKNLRVCGDCHTWTKYISKIVKREILVRDANRFHMFQDGACSCEDHW, from the coding sequence ACTGTAAATGAATGCACAGAACATTTGCTCCATTCTTCCCTTTCCAAATCATTATTATCTGCAACAAATCTAAAACATCTCCACAAACTACACTCTCTAATCATAACATCAGGCTTTGAAAAAAAGTCTGTTTTTTTCAGTGGCAATCTCATAAGCAAATATGCCAAATTTAGAGACCCACATTCTTCTCTTTTAATCTTCCAACAATTCTCACCCAAAACTAATGTTTATCAATGGAATTCAATAATTAGAGCACTTACCCACAATGGGATGTACTCAAAAGCTCTTGACTTTTACTCCAAAATGAGAGAATTTAACATTAGACCTGATACTTATACTTTCCCATCTGTGATAAATGCTTGTGCTGCATTAGGGGATTTTGGGATTGGTATTATGGTTCATGAGCATGTTATGGAGATGgggtttggttttgatttgtatattGGGAATGCTTTAGTGGACATGTATGCTAGGTTCGGGGACTTGATTAATGCGCGTAAGGTGTTTGATGAAATGTCTCAGAGAGATATTGTTTCTTGGAATAGCTTGATTTCAGGGTTTAGTGCTAATGGGTATTGGGTGGAGGCTTTAGAAGTTTATTACCAGTTGAGAATGGATGGGCTGAGATTTGATTGTTTTACGATTTCGAGCGTCTTGCCTGCTTGTGGAGGGGTGCTTGCTGTTAAAGAGGGTGAGGTGGTCCATGGGTTGGTGGAGAAGTTTGGGTTTAATGGTGATGTTATTGTAAGCAATGGACTTCTTTCTATGTATTTCAAATTTGATAGATTAATGGATGCTCAAAGAGTTTTTGATAAGATGGTTGTTAAGGATACTGTGAGTTGGAACACTTTGATTTGTGGATATTATCAGATGGGATTGTTGGAAGAGTCGTTTCATTTATTCATGGAGATGGTGAGTAGATTTACACCTGATTTATTAACTATAACTTCTGTTCTTCGAGCTTGTGGTCTCTTAAGGGACTTGGCCTGTACTAAATTTGTGCATGATTACCTAATAAGTAGTGGTATTGAATGTGATATAACAGCaagtaatattattattgataCGTATGTGAAGTGCGGTGATTTAGTAGCCTCGAGGAAAGTGTTTGAAACAATGAAATGTAGGGATACTGTAACATGGAATACATTGGTTAATGGTTATCTTCAGAGCGGAAGCTATGTTGAAGGGGTGAAGCTCTTTAAGAAAATGAAGATGGACTTGGAACCAGATTCTATAACCTTCGTGGCACTCTTATCTATCTCTACTCGGTTGGTTGACATAGAATTGGGAAAAGGAATCCActgtgatttaattaaattagggtttgagTCAGGTTTGGTTGTTGGTAATGCTTTAATTGATTTGTATGCTAAATGTGGAAAAATAGATGACTCCCTTAAAATTTTTGAGAACATGAAAGTCCGTGACATAGTAACATGGAATACCATTATTGCATCATGTGTCCAAGCTGAAGATTGTAGTTTGGCATTTAGAATGATTAATCAAATGAGAAGTGAGGAATTGACGCCAGACATGGGAACTTTGTTAGGTATACTGCCAATTTGTTCCTTAATTGCTGCCAAAAGGCAAGGGAAGGAGGTTCATGCTTGCACTTTCAAGTTTGGATTTGAGTCAACTGTTCCAGTTGGGAATGCATTAATAGAAATGTACTCTAAATGCGGCAATTTGAAGTACTGCGTCAGAGTATTTGAGCATATGAAGGCAAAGGATGTGGTGACATGGACTGCATTGATCTCTGCATACGGTATGTACGGTGAAGGAAAGAACGCTTTGAGAGCATTTGAGGAGATGGAGGCAGCTGGTATCATTCCTGATTATATCGCTTTTGTTTCTGTCATCTATGCTTGTAGCCATTCGGGTTTAGTAGAAGAAGGCCTGGCGTGCTTTGAGCGCATGAAGGATTATAGCATTGAGCCAAGGATTGAGCACTATGCTTGTGTAGTTGATCTTCTGTCACGATCTGGGCAGTTATCTAAAGCAGAACAGTTTATCGGTTCAATGCCACTAAAGCCAGATGCTAGCATATGGGGATCCTTACTCAGTGCTTGTCGAGCAAGTACAGATCTAAAGATTGCAGAACGCATTGCAGAGCATATTCTTCAACTGCATTCTGATGATCCTGGATATTATATTTTAGTGTCAAATGTTTATGCAGCTTTAGGGAGGTGGGATGAGGTCAGAAATATACGCAAATGCTTAAAAAACAGAGGACTGAAGAAAGATCCCGGATGCAGTTGGATTGAAATTAAAAACAGGGTTTACAGTTTCGGGGCTGGTGACAAGTTCTATAAACAGTATGAAGAAGTAAATAAGTATTTAGAGGAACTTGCTGATCAGATGGCCAAAGAAGGTTATGTAGCTGATTTGAAATTTGCTATGCATGATGTCGAGGATGATGAAAAGAGAGGGTTACTTTCTGGCCACAGCGAAAGGCTTGCTATAGCATTTGGATTGTTAAATACAGAACCCGGAACCCCCTTACAAGTATTAAAAAATCTCCGTGTTTGTGGGGATTGTCATACTTGGACCAAGTACATCTCAAAGATTGTAAAACGAGAAATACTTGTCAGAGATGCCAATCGATTTCATATGTTTCAAGATGGGGCATGTAGCTGTGAAGATCATTGGTGA
- the LOC126673543 gene encoding probable glutathione S-transferase, with protein MAEEVKLLKTWSSPFGVRVVWALKLKGIQYDSIDEDITNKSPLLLQSNPVYKKIPVFLHNGKPVLESLLILEYLDETWKPNPLLPLDPQKRAVARFWAKFGDDKVMSSMWAILTKEAEEQENALIQARENLKFLEEELIGKKFFGGDSIGYLDIALGWLSNLIPVLEEMLGFKLIDKENFPLLSEWMQEFTNVPEIKESLPPHDKLVVKFRAYFPARPTK; from the exons ATGGCAGAAGAAGTGAAGCTTTTGAAGACATGGTCAAGCCCATTTGGCGTAAGGGTTGTATGGGCATTGAAGCTCAAAGGCATCCAATATGATTCAATAGATGAGGACATAACCAACAAAAGTCCTTTACTTCTACAATCCAACCCTGTCTACAAAAAGATTCCAGTTTTTCTGCATAATGGAAAACCAGTATTAGAGTCTCTTTTAATTCTCGAATACCTAGATGAGACATGGAAACCGAATCCCTTATTGCCTCTAGATCCTCAAAAGCGAGCTGTAGCACGCTTCTGGGCGAAATTCGGTGATGACAAG GTCATGTCATCAATGTGGGCAATATTAACTAAAGAAGCAGAGGAGCAAGAAAATGCTTTGATTCAGGCTAGAGAGAACCTGAAATTCTTGGAGGAAGAACTAATTGGAAAGAAATTCTTTGGTGGAGACAGCATTGGATATCTTGATATTGCACTTGGCTGGCTTTCCAACTTGATACCTGTATTAGAAGAGATGCTTGGTTTTAAGCTGATTGACAAAGAAAATTTTCCATTGTTATCAGAATGGATGCAagaatttacaaatgttcctgAAATCAAAGAAAGCTTACCTCCTCATGACAAACTGGTCGTCAAGTTCCGTGCTTATTTCCCAGCTCGACCTACAAAGTGA
- the LOC126672177 gene encoding F-box/kelch-repeat protein SKIP25-like has protein sequence MHETHTIRGYKKINIQYYLQSQSMSNHSKQTKKQSINIQEDDNTLLPGLPNDLASICLVSLPTTLLFSVCRAWRRLLYSSSFPRPPFYSLYASLSPLPYPTNNSMSNSVQFHSFDPFSYKWQTLPLPSINPPLHLLHHHPSFISRNFPVQSLTVANHLVLIAGETHHLVPALTRPLLFHPESNRWLFGPKFTVPRRWCVTGAFNNTVYLASGVGLNFDGDVARSMEKWDMNGDKENWKWEKMAELRDGRFSREAVEAVGYKGKICMVNVKGNAPKDGWVYDVEKMTWENMPIGMIAGWTGAAAATVDGEELMYVVDETTGRLSEYDGEKDIWKMVTELAELKGAEQMSVRRGRVCVVCANGEKIMVIDVVAIPARFWVVEPPSGLKVVGLHILPRICKD, from the coding sequence ATGCATGAAACACACACCATAAGAggatacaaaaaaataaatatccaGTATTATCTTCAAAGCCAATCTATGTCAAACCATAGCAAACAGACGAAGAAACAGTCCATTAATATTCAAGAAGACGACAATACCCTATTACCAGGTCTGCCTAATGATCTTGCTTCGATCTGCCTCGTTTCTCTACCCACCACGCTCCTCTTCTCCGTTTGCCGTGCATGGCGGCGCCTCCTCTACTCCTCCTCTTTCCCCCGACCACCCTTTTACTCCCTCTACGCCTCCCTCTCTCCCTTGCCGTATCCAACAAACAACTCAATGAGTAATTCAGTTCAGTTTCACTCGTTTGACCCCTTTTCTTATAAATGGCAAACGCTGCCGTTACCGTCGATAAACCCTCCGCTTCACCTCCTCCACCACCACCCATCTTTCATATCAAGAAACTTTCCAGTCCAATCTTTAACAGTTGCTAATCACTTAGTACTCATCGCCGGCGAGACTCACCATCTTGTCCCTGCACTTACTAGACCGCTCCTGTTCCATCCCGAGTCCAACCGTTGGTTATTCGGTCCTAAATTCACCGTCCCTCGACGGTGGTGCGTGACTGGTGCGTTCAACAACACGGTTTACTTAGCCAGTGGAGTGGGGTTAAACTTCGACGGAGACGTAGCTAGGTCAATGGAAAAATGGGATATGAACGGAGATAAAGAAAACTGGAAATGGGAAAAAATGGCGGAGTTGAGAGACGGTAGGTTTAGCAGAGAAGCAGTAGAAGCCGTTGGATATAAAGGGAAGATTTGCATGGTAAATGTTAAAGGAAATGCACCAAAAGATGGATGGGTATACGATGTTGAGAAAATGACATGGGAAAATATGCCGATCGGAATGATTGCCGGATGGACTGGAGCAGCGGCAGCCACCGTGGACGGAGAAGAACTGATGTATGTAGTGGATGAAACGACGGGCAGGTTGAGTGAGTACGACGGTGAAAAGGATATTTGGAAGATGGTGACGGAGTTGGCGGAGCTTAAGGGTGCAGAGCAGATGAGTGTTCGGAGAGGGAGAGTTTGTGTAGTTTGTGCTAACGGGGAAAAGATTATGGTAATAGATGTGGTGGCTATTCCGGCGAGATTTTGGGTGGTAGAGCCGCCGTCTGGATTAAAAGTTGTTGGTTTACATATATTGCCAAGAATTTGCAAAGATTGA